Proteins encoded within one genomic window of Camelina sativa cultivar DH55 chromosome 19, Cs, whole genome shotgun sequence:
- the LOC104767929 gene encoding uncharacterized protein LOC104767929, whose protein sequence is MLRSGKQLPTNELNRDIETKGGDVVVEIEDEDELVVKDLGKDKEADEVVVDKGKSKVVEEPKQDNTINEAFKKSKEIAKEILFVPPPYEPRLPFPGRFKKQRVDKYRAMFDAQMKDVAITMPIINAFLLNPSYNKFLKDAVMEKKKALQGMVILTHECSAIIQNKVVAKKLEDPSSFTLPCTLGPLSFSHCLCDLGSNVSLMPLSVAKRLGFTCYKKCMITLVLADRSVRTPVGVLEDLPVMIGHFEIPTDFVVLEMDEEPNDPLILGRLFLRTAGTMIDVKSGKIQLNLGKESLTFDINKVMRKPTIDGQVFYIEKIEALADELLEELAMEDELQSTLTVKQGEFGLLKEDSEGYGKILDSHKRSSNDGSFLELKEQMVCSGSSSK, encoded by the coding sequence ATGCTGAGAAGTGGTAAGCAACTACCTACCAATGAGCTCAATAGGGACATTGAGACTAAAGGAGGGGATGTAGTGGTTGAGattgaagatgaggatgagTTGGTAGTGAAAGACTTGGGTAAAGACAAAGAAGCTGATGAAGTTGTGGTTGACAAAGGCAAGAGTAAAGTGGTTGAGGAACCAAAGCAAGACAACACCATTAATGAAGCTTTCAAGAAGAGTAAGGAGATTGCCAAGGAGATTCTATTTGTGCCTCCACCTTATGAGCCAAGACTGCCATTTCCTGGTAGGTTTAAGAAGCAACGAGTGGATAAATATAGAGCTATGTTTGATGCTCAAATGAAAGATGTTGCCATCACAATGCCAATCATTAATGCATTTTTGCTGAACCCATCATACAATAAGTTCCTCAAAGATGCAGttatggaaaagaagaaagctctTCAAGGAATGGTAATCTTAACCCATGAGTGTAGTGCTATCATTCAAAACAAGGTAGTagcaaagaagcttgaagatcctAGTAGCTTCACTCTCCCTTGTACACTTGGACCCTTATCTTTTAGCCACTGTTTATGTGACCTTGGGTCTAATGTGAGCTTGATGCCTCTCTCAGTTGCCAAAAGACTAGGTTTCACCTGCTACAAGAAGTGTATGATCACCCTTGTTCTTGCGGATAGGTCAGTTAGAACACCGGTAGGAGTGCTTGAAGACTTACCGGTGATGATTGGTCATTTTGAGATCCCAACAGACTTTGTTGTGcttgaaatggatgaagaaccaaatgATCCACTCATCTTGGGGAGACTATTTTTGAGAACTGCAGGAACAATGATTGATGTGAAGAGTGGGAAAATTCAATTGAATTTGGGAAAGGAATCCTTGACTTTTGACATTAACAAAGTGATGAGGAAGCCTACAATTGATGGTCAAGTTTTCTACATTGAGAAGATAGAAGCTTTAGCTGATGAGCTTTTGGAGGAATTGGCCATGGAGGATGAACTCCAAAGCACTTTGACAGTTAAACAAGGAGAGTTTGGTCTACTAAAGGAAGATAGTGAAGGGTATGGAAAGATTCTTGACTCTCACAAGCGCTCTAGTAATGATGGAAGCTTCCTTGAGTTGAAAGAGCAAATGGTGTGTTCAGGAAGTTCATCCAAATGA